From a single Pseudophryne corroboree isolate aPseCor3 chromosome 6, aPseCor3.hap2, whole genome shotgun sequence genomic region:
- the TMEM121B gene encoding transmembrane protein 121B, whose protein sequence is MTAGEFPHGGQGGLLRGGPGCALRGCYKALSLLLLLAQGALLDLYLIAGTDLYWCSWIATDLVVVAGWGIFYSKNSRGQSAFQGSLSSSGYGQVQRPKKGQFAYSHLAWLIYAIAFTPKVALILCTPIVDQIEAGVPLGSTGFRLTVALSVPLLWALVRSLSVDPRGWPHQRATGCFLASCLDLLDSYALLQHMLEGKLPLTPLIRYPLLAVYFVALASPVLWLSELDSGAPAGCCRLFLRLLSGSLVDAPLLALRCFLMLGPANQPASVFMLKNVFFLTCRWLEVLELCCLLRSPGPDHTVRPPGQFSHCVSENDMGPHAYVNTLAVTSQK, encoded by the coding sequence ATGACGGCTGGGGAGTTTCCGCATGGGGGTCAGGGGGGGCTGCTGCGCGGGGGCCCGGGCTGTGCATTGCGCGGCTGCTACaaggcgctctccctgctgctgctcctggcaCAGGGTGCCCTGCTGGACCTCTATCTCATAGCTGGCACAGACTTGTATTGGTGCTCCTGGATCGCCACTGACCTGGTGGTGGTAGCTGGATGGGGCATCTTCTACTCCAAGAACAGCCGGGGTCAGAGTGCGTTCCAGGGCTCCCTCAGCAGCAGCGGCTACGGCCAGGTTCAGCGGCCCAAGAAAGGACAGTTTGCGTACAGCCACCTGGCCTGGCTCATCTATGCCATAGCGTTCACCCCGAAAGTGGCGCTGATACTCTGCACCCCCATCGTGGACCAGATTGAGGCTGGGGTACCGTTGGGCAGCACCGGATTCAGACTCACTGTGGCCCTCTCCGTCCCTCTCCTGTGGGCCCTAGTGCGCTCGCTCAGTGTTGACCCACGGGGATGGCCGCACCAGAGGGCCACCGGATGCTTCCTTGCCTCCTGCTTGGACCTACTTGACAGCTATGCTCTCCTGCAACACATGCTGGAAGGAAAACTGCCCCTCACTCCACTTATCCGCTACCCTTTGCTGGCTGTATACTTTGTGGCCCTGGCCTCCCCCGTCCTCTGGTTGTCCGAGCTGGACTCCGGAGCCCCCGCCGGCTGCTGCCGACTCTTCCTGCGCCTCCTCTCAGGATCTCTGGTGGATGCTCCGCTCTTGGCTCTTCGCTGCTTCCTGATGTTGGGTCCGGCCAACCAACCTGCCTCCGTCTTCATGCTGAAGAATGTCTTCTTCTTGACCTGCCGCTGGCTGGAAGTCCTGGAGCTGTGCTGTCTCCTGAGGTCTCCAGGCCCTGACCATACAGTCCGGCCCCCGGGTCAGTTCAGCCACTGTGTGTCGGAAAATGACATGGGGCCTCACGCCTACGTCAACACGCTGGCGGTGACGTCGCAGAAGTGA